The Henningerozyma blattae CBS 6284 chromosome 9, complete genome DNA segment GCTTCAAGATGGAATTTTATGACATTTCAAGGAAAAAATCATTCTTTATTATGTATGGAATATGTCACCATAAAAGAATATGGGAATGATTCAATTACAATATGGTCAATCTCTCAAAAGGATAAATTAGTCACTATTGGTGCAAAAGTATCCAATAATAGACATAGAGTAAAGTACACTGAAACGGTAAGAGATGAAGAATCGGGTTGGGATTTTCCCACTGCTATTAGATTCCCTCCAGggtttaaagaaaataatttacattTGGTGAACAGATATGATGTCATGTGTGAATTACCTTCATTTATTAAGTCATTAGCTGAAAAATATGCTCATATTAAAccttttatttatcaatattgtCAAAACTCAACATATCATAGAGATAAGGGAATTTCCATTATTGAAACATCATTTATAAGTTAATAAAACTTATAGCTATTGGGACTCTAATATATCATATATCATATAAAGTAATCACATAATTTTAcagaaattcaaatttttaatacaccttaagtaatatttttaatgacatagtttaataaatttatttaaaaaagaaaaatgtactaaaatctttattgagttttaaaaaaattatatttgttgGCCAAAGGAATTTTTAATGTAATGGAACCTATATGAAGTCAAGGTCTTAACAGAATgtgattttttaatagataaaGATTAAAACCAGAAGTAAATCAAGAATCAATAAGCCGATCACCATTTTGAAATAGGAATGATAAGATTGAAGTTATTATACTTCTAAAAAGtcataatttataataattaaaactaATTAGTAGTTATAGCATAATAGAGCAGTCATACTGCTTTGGATTTTGTATTGTGACTATATGCCTCTCTTAAGTTTCGAACTGGTGATTTTGCTCACCCTCGtgctgtttttttttctcgcTAACAGTTTCTTCgaaaattttaatctaCCTCATCGCATCTCATCACATTTAcatactaaaaaaaaatgaacaTTGAAACctttttaaatcttcaaaaGTAAAGCATAAGAACCGACAGATAGAATCAATCATTGATAAATGGAATTGAAAACAAGCTATAAAAATACTACATTATCTCCCATCTATGCGGGTACCAGTTCAGTGGCATCTATCTCTTCGGATGGTTCTATTCTAGCAACTCCAATCTTggatgaaattaatattgtCAAATTTATCGACAACAATTCTTACTTATTAGATAATGtttcaaatgatgatgaacaAGAAATTACAGCCTTGCAATTATCACCAGATGGGAAATATCTTTGTTATGCATCtacaaatcaattattaaaaatttataatattgtggaaaaaaaatttgttaaatcaCTCAAAATTTCATCTCCATCCTATGTTATGTCTATAGATCAAACCTCTACTCTATTGGCCGTTGGTGGTACTGATGGTAGTGTTACTgttattgatattgaaaattcttATATTACTCATTCATTCAAAGGTCATGGTGCTACCATTTCCGCtgttaaattttattcagACGCTAGTActcaaaataatgaaggatggttattattttctggTGATACAGCAGGTATGATTAAAGTTTGTGATATGGTAAAAAGAAGATGTTTATATACGTTTCAAGAGCATACATCTGCCATTAGAGGTTTAGATATCCGTCTTTCACCATCTCACGTTGAGAATGATGAACCATTACTTCAATTGTTAAGTGGTGGGAGAGATGATATTGTAAATCTATGGGAATTTAATTTGAGAAGAAAatctaaattaattaaaactaTACCTGTATATCAACAAGTTGAAGCATGTGGTTTCTTAAATGGAAATTatgaagatttaatttatactGGTGGTAGTGATgcaattttccaaatattatctatatcatccaataaaattttgaagaaaacTTTAAAACCAATTGAAGAACTATTCATAATTGGTGTTTTACCAATTTTagataattctaaattttaCTTAGTTTTATCTGATCAAACTCTACTACTAGTAGACgttgaagaaaatatggctgaagatgaaaatccATCTGAATATGTAGATCATACCATTATTAAGATCGAAAATTCTATTGCAGGTAACCATGGTACCATTGCAGATATGAGAGTTGTTGATCCTacattatctaaattagCTCTAGCTACAAATTCTCCTACATTAAGAATTATCCCAATTTCAGAAGCAAACGAAGAAGCTGATAGTAAAGATGCACTATCGCGTATCCCAATTGATGTCGATATGTACGAAGGTCATactgatttattaaattctttagatTCAACAGAAGATAGTTTATGGATTGCCACTGCTTCAAAAGATAATTCATGTATTTTATGGAGGTACAATGCggttttagaaaaatatcaaatatacGCCAAATTTCTTGGACATGCTTCCTCAGTTACAGCAGTTGGTTTACCAAATGTTTTGACTAAAAACTATCCAGATTATGTTATAACTGCATCAAATGATTCTACTATCAAAAAATGGAAAGTTCCAAAACCAACCAAAAATCTTGATAATAACGATTCATTTAAACCACATGAAGTTAAACTATCTGAATATACACGTCGTGCTCatgataaagatattaatgcCTTATCAATTTCACCTAATGATTCTATTTTTGCTACTGCATCCTACGATAAGACTTGTAAGATTTGGGATTTGGAATCTGGTGATTTAAAGGCAACATTGGTTAATCACAAAAGAGGTCTATGGGATGTTTCTTTCTGTCaatatgataaatttattgtAACTGCATCTGGTGATAAAACAATCAAGATGTGGTCCTTAGATACATTTACTGTTGTTAAAACTTTTGAAGGTCATTCTAATGCAGTTCAAAGATGtcaatttataaataaacaaaagCAATTAGTAAGTTGTGGTGCAGATGgtttaattaaaatctGGGATTGTTCGTCAGGTGAATGTATTAAGACATTAGATGGCCACTCCAATAGAATCTGGGCATTAAGTGTAATTAATGATGGTGATGTGATTATTAGTGCAGATGCAGATGGTGTTTTCCAATTTTGGAGAGATTGTACAGGGGAAAATAGAgaaaaagatttagaaaaagaaagattaaaaGTAGAACAAGAACAAAGTTTACAAAACTATTTAGCTAATGAAGACTGGACCAAtgcatttttattagcTATGACATTAGATCATCCATtaagattatttaatgttttAAGAAAATCTTTGGGTGGTAAAGAAGGTAGTACAAGTTCAGATGATGATACAAAGAAAGATGCAGATGGGAAaccaatattatttaataaagaattggaTAATGTCATAGCCAACTTAAGTAATGACcaagttttattattaatgaagagATGTAGAGATTGGAATACCAATGCACGTACACATTTAGTTGCTCAAAGATGTATAAGATGTATTTTGTTAcattataatatatctGATCTAAGTGAAATTCCAGGAATGATACAGATTGTCGATAGCATAATTCCTTATACACAAAGACATTATGCTAAAGTGGATGGTTTATTGGAGGAAAGTTATATATTGGATTATTCACTTATTCAAAtgg contains these protein-coding regions:
- the UTP13 gene encoding U3 snoRNA-associated protein UTP13 (similar to Saccharomyces cerevisiae UTP13 (YLR222C); ancestral locus Anc_8.435): MELKTSYKNTTLSPIYAGTSSVASISSDGSILATPILDEINIVKFIDNNSYLLDNVSNDDEQEITALQLSPDGKYLCYASTNQLLKIYNIVEKKFVKSLKISSPSYVMSIDQTSTLLAVGGTDGSVTVIDIENSYITHSFKGHGATISAVKFYSDASTQNNEGWLLFSGDTAGMIKVCDMVKRRCLYTFQEHTSAIRGLDIRLSPSHVENDEPLLQLLSGGRDDIVNLWEFNLRRKSKLIKTIPVYQQVEACGFLNGNYEDLIYTGGSDAIFQILSISSNKILKKTLKPIEELFIIGVLPILDNSKFYLVLSDQTLLLVDVEENMAEDENPSEYVDHTIIKIENSIAGNHGTIADMRVVDPTLSKLALATNSPTLRIIPISEANEEADSKDALSRIPIDVDMYEGHTDLLNSLDSTEDSLWIATASKDNSCILWRYNAVLEKYQIYAKFLGHASSVTAVGLPNVLTKNYPDYVITASNDSTIKKWKVPKPTKNLDNNDSFKPHEVKLSEYTRRAHDKDINALSISPNDSIFATASYDKTCKIWDLESGDLKATLVNHKRGLWDVSFCQYDKFIVTASGDKTIKMWSLDTFTVVKTFEGHSNAVQRCQFINKQKQLVSCGADGLIKIWDCSSGECIKTLDGHSNRIWALSVINDGDVIISADADGVFQFWRDCTGENREKDLEKERLKVEQEQSLQNYLANEDWTNAFLLAMTLDHPLRLFNVLRKSLGGKEGSTSSDDDTKKDADGKPILFNKELDNVIANLSNDQVLLLMKRCRDWNTNARTHLVAQRCIRCILLHYNISDLSEIPGMIQIVDSIIPYTQRHYAKVDGLLEESYILDYSLIQMDKIF